From the Cryptomeria japonica chromosome 2, Sugi_1.0, whole genome shotgun sequence genome, one window contains:
- the LOC131035404 gene encoding 3-ketoacyl-CoA synthase 17, which produces MQQKIHTSKYISLRPFKSLMMEIFLFFKHEVAAAAIGLLPWWNFLVGFALSGLLLVLIYRTPTGSRHECYLVDFACYKPPPERQVNTELSVYFQAKQEPLDLESLDFQWKIYLRSGLGEETSVCGSFFKEGRPEPSLEEAREEMEESFGAVLDDLFAKTNVKAAEIDILIANVSTFSPTPSLVAWVVNRYKMREDVKSFNLSGMGCSANQIAAQMGRDILKTHPNSYVLVVGSESLTHGLYEGTDKSFMLGRCLFRVGGYAILLSNKPGDRRRAKMRLVHTVRTNIAANDEAYTCVMTKEDEQGFFGIGLHPALLTVATNAVKTNLSALGPKVLPIREMLYYAFVNFFCIGFLKMKREPYVPNFRLAFQHFCIHPGGRAVISGIGKNLRLSEYDLEASRMALFRFGNTSTSGLWYEVAYLEAKRRLKVGDRVLQISLGSGFKCNTAVWEVLRDTYPSESTLWDDCIHRFPCSTRKDFSDDYCRKLLQHLPSYDTIGTVKSAL; this is translated from the coding sequence ATGCAACAAAAAATCCATACCTCTAAGTATATTTCCCTGCGTCCATTCAAATCCCTTATGATGGAAATATTCTTGTTCTTCAAACATGAGGTAGCAGCAGCAGCAATAGGATTGCTCCCATGGTGGAACTTTCTAGTTGGATTTGCACTAAGCGGTCTTCTTCTTGTGCTGATCTACAGGACCCCCACGGGAAGCCGCCATGAATGTTATCTGGTGGATTTCGCGTGCTATAAGCCACCCCCGGAACGACAGGTCAACACGGAGCTAAGCGTCTACTTTCAAGCCAAGCAGGAGCCCCTGGACTTGGAGAGTTTGGATTTCCAGTGGAAAATATACCTGCGCTCCGGGCTGGGGGAAGAAACAAGCGTGTGCGGCTCGTTTTTCAAGGAAGGTAGGCCGGAGCCATCGCTGGAGGAAGCGCGGGAAGAGATGGAGGAAAGTTTCGGCGCCGTTCTGGACGATCTGTTCGCTAAGACGAACGTGAAAGCGGCTGAGATCGACATTCTGATCGCCAACGTCTCCACATTCAGCCCGACGCCGTCACTGGTTGCATGGGTGGTGAACAGATATAAAATGAGGGAAGACGTGAAAAGTTTCAATCTTTCTGGCATGGGGTGCAGCGCCAACCAAATAGCGGCGCAGATGGGTAGAGACATTCTGAAGACGCATCCCAATTCGTATGTTTTGGTGGTGGGCAGTGAGAGTCTGACTCATGGCCTCTACGAGGGAACTGATAAGTCTTTCATGCTGGGCCGCTGCCTTTTCCGGGTCGGCGGCTACGCCATCCTGTTGTCCAATAAACCGGGTGACCGGCGGCGGGCCAAAATGCGGCTTGTGCACACAGTGCGAACGAACATCGCCGCCAATGACGAGGCTTACACGTGTGTGATGACCAAGGAAGACGAGCAAGGCTTCTTCGGCATTGGTCTCCACCCGGCGCTTCTTACCGTGGCCACCAATGCTGTAAAGACCAATCTTTCGGCGTTGGGCCCCAAAGTTCTTCCAATTAGGGAGATGCTCTACTACGCCTTTGTTAATTTTTTCTGTATTGGGTTTCTGAAGATGAAACGTGAGCCTTATGTTCCTAATTTCAGGCTGGCGTTCCAGCACTTTTGTATTCATCCCGGTGGACGGGCTGTGATCAGTGGAATTGGGAAAAACTTGAGGCTTAGCGAGTACGATTTGGAGGCCTCAAGAATGGCTCTTTTTCGCTTTGGAAATACTTCCACCAGTGGACTTTGGTATGAGGTGGCTTACTTGGAAGCTAAGAGACGTCTCAAGGTTGGTGATCGCGTTTTGCAGATTTCCTTAGGTTCTGGGTTTAAGTGTAATACTGCCGTTTGGGAAGTCTTGCGGGATACCTACCCATCGGAGAGTACTTTGTGGGATGATTGTATTCATAGGTTTCCCTGCAGTACTCGGAAGGATTTTAGTGATGATTATTGTAGGAAGTTGCTTCAACATCTCCCATCCTATGACACAATTGGGACGGTCAAGTCTGCATTGTGA